Within the Stigmatopora argus isolate UIUO_Sarg chromosome 23, RoL_Sarg_1.0, whole genome shotgun sequence genome, the region CTCCCAAAATAACAAGCCATCCCATAAACATCTGGTTGAACAAGAGGGggggaaaacaacaaaattagattGGCATACATGAGACATCTAATCAAGTATCTATTTCAAATAAGTatacaaaacaagaaaacagtCGTGAATTCAATCTTCCTGAATATGTGAAAGCCACTTGATTGGGGAAAAAGGTACTGAGACTAAAAATAAAGCACATTCAAACGAGGAGCTTCCGCGGTCCTGAAATGCTGTCAATTATTAACAGAGGTCAGTCACTATTGCTCAAACTGAACGTAAACCTGCTCAAGACTGGAGGTAGTGAATTAGCTAGTCCGTGGTTAGCTGGCACTTTTGAGGTAAGCTTCGTGGATACTGTAGCTATTACAATCGGGAAAAGAGACAGAGACAAAAACAGTCCTACCCAGtaaaaagcaaaacattcaAGTTAACAATGTTCGTCAAAGAGAAATCTTCATTCGTCGGCCAGAAAATTCTTGTGTGATCTCGCGTGAGATGAAAAGGGAACGAAAGAACGTGAGCTGCAAACACTACCGGAGCTAACGTCGGGTAGCAACCCAAAGCTAACGTCGGGTAGCGACCCGAAGCTAACGTCAGGTAGCTACCCAAAGCTAACGTCAGGTAGCAACCCAAAGCTAACGCCAGGTAGCGACCCAAAGCTAATGTTGGGTAGCAACCCAAAGCTAACGTCAGGTAGCGACTCAAAGATAACGTCGGGTAGCGACCCAAAGCTAACATCGGGTAGCATCCCAAAGCTAGCGTCGGGTAGCGACCCAAAGCTAACGTCGGGTAGCAACCCAAAGCTCACGTCGGGTAGCAACCCAAAGCTAACGTCGGGTAGCATCCCAAAACGAGCGTCGGGTAGCGACCCAAAGCTAACGTTGGGTTGCAACCCAAAGCTAACGTCAGGTAGCAACCCAAAGCTAACGTCAGGTAGCAACACAAAGCTAACGTCAGGTAGCAACCCAAAAATAACGTCTGGTAGCAACACAAAGCTAACGTCGGGTAGCAACCCAAAGCTAACGTCAAGTAGCAACCCAAAAATAACGTCGGGTAGCAACCCAAAGATAACGTCAAGTAACGACCTAAAGCTAACGTCAGGTAGCGACCCAAAGCTAACGTCAGGTAGCGACCCAAAGCTAACGCTGGGTTGCAACTCAAAGCCAACGTCGGGTAGCTCCCCAAAACTAACGTCGGGTAGCTGCCCAAAGCTAACGTCGGGTAGCAACTCAAAGCTAACGTCGGGTAGCGACCCAATGCTATCGCAGACGACAATGCGCTTTCTCCCTGAGATGGCTTGAATAAGTACGGCCTCGCTTTTCAACGCACAGTATCATAAAGTCAGTTGAGACACGTAAACACGGGAGCTAGCGAGCGCACACGGCGCCgcgttgagtgtgtgtgtgtgtgtgtgtgctttggtGACGGCGCGCCATTTCAAAAGAGGAGAGACGGCGCCAAGTCGGAGGTAGTTTGGATAAACTGCGCGTCAGTCGCCACAAAAGCGCCGACGGTCCAGCGTGAGATCAAATGTCCGGGTATCTCGCGGGTTCTGAGGTAAAGCGGTTGTCTTTCTCCGGGTTATTTTGCCTGGCGGGCCGCCAAAGTTTCAAGCTAGCTCGCGCCGGCGTAGGAAAGCCAAATAAACGACGAGCTGAGCAGTAGTCAAACGCAACACGGTTGCTGACGGCGTGCGGGAATTGAACCGGAAGCCGGCAAGAACGGACCAATGAAACACAGTTAACGTGGATCCAAATGTAGCGTTTCCCGAATAGACATTTGATCAAAGACGTCTCCTACGTCGCTGCCATCCGCGTTCGCTGAGAAATTGAAATAGCGGACACGCGCGGACTGAAATGCTAACAAGTCAAATGGCGTGGAAATAGGTtccaaaatacaaaagaaaacaaaaagtggtCAAGTTAGTCTTTTCCCTTTGAAAGACCTGACATGCGATTGAGGTAGCGCTTTCGTGGTATCCCAGTTTAATCTTCCTCTGGGGACTCCCcagcctcttcttcctcctcctcctcctcctcctcttcatcttcttcttcctgACATGGCAAAGATGGTAAACAAAGTCAGCGGCAGTCCTCTCTAATAACTCACAATATTGTGTATCATTTGCACGGCTAACGCGGTTAGCATTGGCACCGGGAGAAAGAACGTGAAGGCTAGAGAAAACGAGACTTTTTCACGGGGTCAGATCGTAATggggtttgattccaggtcaGATTTGACGCTCAGGCGCCATGTTTTACtcgtgtgttgttgttgttgttggtgtaaATTGTTACCTGAGCGGGTTTTTTCTGGACGACTTGCTGTGGctgcaaaagaaaaggaagTCGTGTTAAAAGTTAAGACCATTTTCACAACCGCAAAATACGCTTGACTCCAACAGGAAGCTCATATTTCATCTGttccccaaaatggccgcccctGTGCTTTATTTCGGAAAGAAGTGGCAAGTTTTCCTTTGTATTGGCGCGCAACGTCCTATTGGGTCCACTTCCAAAATACGAGTCATTGGACGTATCGTGTCGTCCGCCCCCAAAAATTCTCTTGGTTTTGGGCAATTTCAAGGTTCCTTAGTAACTTGTTGGCTGCCATTCAAGGCGCCATTTTGGAGCGCACttgatcacacacacacaaaacccgGCGAGCCGCGACCACGCCTTTGACAGGCCTGTCCCGAGCCGTCCTAAATCTCCGCAGGAAGTAGCATTAGGAAGCGACAGCTGAGCAGACCCGAGAACATATCCTGTCCTTTTCAGGCAGGCCAGCTGCGAGCCAATGAGCCGGCTTCCCCCGGCCGGTCCTTCTCAGCAGCTGCCGCTGGCATTGGCAGCGGCGGCCAAGTCAGACTGCGCCAACACCGGAGGCAAAGGTGCCAAAACGCAAGTTGGAAATGTTTCAGAATGCAACGCCGCTAAAACCGACAGCAAGACTTGAAGACCCTGACGACGgaagcctaaaaaaaatcaacaaaaacaacaccaaCATTCCGCCAAATGGTCTTTGTTGAGATTCACGGAAAACAGCTACTGCATCTTTCCAACTGGACGGGTCAAGCACCCCTAACGGACCGAGCGCTAGGCTGTGGAGGAATCTGGAATGCCTCACGTTGAAAGAGTCAAAGTTTAACAAGTCAGCCTAATAGAGCACTTAGTccagatcaggggtgtcaaacgcaGTCTGCTTGGCGGTCCACGTTCTCGGAAACTAGTGAATCTAGTGGACCCGGACCAGTTTTTTGAACAGTTCACGTACTAGGTCACTTCCGatcaattttggatcatttggttTTGAGGGTACTCggatttggggcattttcaggttccttatgaactcattggctgccattaaaggTGGCGTTTTGACGGTAGGGGGCCAATGAATCAATGTGATTGGAAATGGAGCCAAGTGCAGCAATAACCAAAacgttgtgtttttttttttcaggtccaaagcgaaacatttgttttttggcCACGTTTTGGCGTTTGGACTTTGTTTCTCCAACATGACGGAGAGATAGCTTATCAGCGGCTTCCTCACCGGCCAAAGTATTTCAAGACATCGGGGGAGCAACGTGGAGCCCAGGTCGCCGTGGTGACAGGTAAGCACACAACTGCAATTCAAACAGACCTTTGCCAGATTTAGCACGCTCCCGCGAACACGTGAAGGTAAGGTTAAGCCATTTGGAGCGCGGCAAGAGAcaaaaccaaaccaaacaaaAGCAGCAAATGTTTTGTTAACCCCGGGGCCGGCGTCGCTGGAAACATTATCCGTTTTCCAGTGTTCCATTTCAACGCGCTGAGCCGTTAACCCCGCCCACTGTCCCACCCGGCAGCCGGAGTTATGAATTGCACCTATCGGGGTCCGGCGATCGGGTCAGGGGGGGAGATTGGGGGGGTTGCCGAAGGGCCCTTTGTAGAGCAGAAAACTGTCGTTGTAAGGAATGTGGAAAATTCCTCACAGACAAGCAGCCTTTTGTTTGGAAGggggtttttttggggtggggggggtcgCTGtggaaggaaagaaaggagCAGACAAATTGGTCCGGTTCCATTTAGGAGCCTCTGCTGTTTGAAGTCAAATCTGTTCCCAGAGTATCTGGGAAAATGACATGACTCAATATGGGGGAAAGGTTATCCCACAACAAATTTGCACTGGATCTTGGAAAATGCCACTCCGGCTCACTTGAAACATTTCTTCTTTTGCTTGAATCTACCCAAATTCTGATTTCTTCAAATGTGTCGCTCCTCAAAATTCAAGTGGACTCTACTTAAGAAAAAAGGACTTCAGAAAGAATTCCACTCTAGCAGAGTCGCACATGTTATGAATTAACCTGTCCAGGCCTGAAACGGCTCACTTCCTGCCTTTTAATAGTGCCGGCGCAAATACCCtaatgcaggggtagggaacctatggctcgggagccacatgtggctcttttgatgggtgcatctggctctttgttaacctgtgagctaaaatatggaaatggctgttgacagaactgagatattacatttagaactgctttaatcttcattttttttgctttaatcttcattttttttgcagtagactctgctggaatgcaccctctcattgattagcaacagcataagaatcttttaaaaaatattcagttttttccactttaaaagtggtgaaattacaaaaaaaaaattgaaaagccactcgtttacatgtatgtattttgacttttaaattcgtagtatggctcacaaggaataacatttgaaaatatgaattgtttctggctctcttcgtcaaaaaggttcccgacccctgccctaatGGTACCAGAGTCTGTATCTGTGCTATCTATGttaaggatttttttgggggggtggtaAGGAAGAGTGGTCGGGGGAGGGGGGCATACAGGACACCACGGGACAGCTGTGGAGCTTCCTGTCTAAAACAAACAATCGGTGCGCTAAGTGCCCTCCCGAACGTCCTTTCGCAGATTGTTTTAAAGAAGGGTCGTTCAAAAAAAAACGGAAGcgtttccccccccaaaaatgaggaTGGGAGATTCGGCGTACGAATTGTGAAAAACTCTTCCACGGTCAACGGCAGGAAAAAGAGGTGGGAGATCAGGATAAGGACAGGGGAGGGCTCGGAGGGGCTTCTTGCTTCTGACCTGAGGAAATCCACCAAGGTCCTCAGGGACCTCCTAATACCGGGACAAAGGTCTCTACTGGTTGGAATTCCGCCGTTCTGCAGTCAATGCTAGTCCAAGGtgggggtgggtgggtggttagGTCGAGAATGTAGGGAATGAGGCAAGGTCTCAGCCAGTGTCccttgcaaaacaaaacaaaaactcctTCCAGTGTGTGTATTTGAGATCTCTAGGGTCTCTCTTTATAGACAGCCTGAAGGAAACTAGTGTGGTCCACAGCATTCTTCTAAAAATAACTAGACGGGGTGCTTCCAAAAAGACCAGGGAAAATAGAACATGCAGTTTTGTGTAACATAGCCTGCAGTTCCGGGAAATTTATGACCGAGGAGAATTGCTTCCACGTGGGTCGGCGGCAGCGgcggatggaggaggaggagtcggGGGTCTCACAGTGGCCTCCATTGAGGGTTTCAGGCGAGATGTGGGACTGTGTCCTGGTTGTGAGTGATGGGACTGTGGACAAGTGGACACAAAGGGGGCAGCTGTGCTGTGcgtggaaggaaggaaggaaggaagaagcAGGATGACGGGAAGTGGCGAGGGAAGCCCGGCACGGGGCGGACGTGGAGAGAAAAGTGCaccaaggtcaaaggtcatgtcCGTGAAGCCGAACGCCCCACTCGTTCATTTTGCGTCTGAGGGGCGTTACGTTCTTCGTCCTAAGACGAGGGTGTCGGACTCAGGACTGTTGCTTGTGTGtgtgccgtgtgcggtcgattggttgccggtcttttggtcgcccctgaccgcgacaacgggcgaccaaaagaccgacgaccaaaagagcggcgccaaaacaaggtaaaacaacacagtctacgcatgaataaaagccaacaatggccatgagcagtttcattgagccgacgtatgagtgtataagaagagtttgtatgtacatgcgttgtccctttaagaagcgacgtccgtcagggtcttaacaagttctccgacaaaaaacaatcaaagtccgggaaattttgagtttttctttagcctaataatgactaaggcattaagtatgactaaatagtcattcgcagtttgtatttagggaatttgagcaacaatttaaatggtaattatcaataactttccggacgaccaaaagaccggcgaccaaaagaccggcaaccaatcgaccgtgtaccgtgtgTGCGGTGTGTTGATTTTTGCCCATAAATTGGGACTTTGTAGCGCTGagagatgagcatccacagacAGTCCAAGTTCATAGGACATCTATTGTGGTCAATGGGGGGGCAGTCCGTTCATTTTTAAGCTACTTTTGTTGAATTTTGGATCGTTTTtggattttgagggactttccaggatgctttttgttCCATTTGTCGCTTCTTGCTGATTTTAGGGCAAGGTTATCTAGCTAGCGAGCTAGCTAGCAAGTCCAATGccactcgtacgagtcgtacggtgtttgtaaggtttttggggggtttgtaaggggaatcataatcatttataagggcagttatcggcagaggttgacaggtatgggttaTCCAAAGAGCAGACTGTCCGTAGCTGGTGGTGTCAAGGCCAGAGCGTGGGCGTCCAAGCAGAGGTGAATGCGTGTGTACCTGCGACGCCGCTACAACAAAGAAAGCAAACTTTCAGCGCCGGTTATCAGTCGGGTCCGGCGCTTCAATGGCGGGTGGCCTCGCAGCTGCGTTCAGAAACTGATTTGGCGGCGACTTTGAGGATAAAGTGAGATACGAAAGGAGGGGGggtgaaaaaacaaaagcaaaaatgcaAGAGAGGGtcctttatttttcaagcgTCCGTCCGACTCCGTTTCCCGGCGCTATGGATCACCCACGCCCTTGGCTTTGCGGCCGATATACGCAGCGGTGCCAGGCGTTATTTGACTTTTCTCGCGGTCCCACTGGCGAGTCAACGTTTGGTTCGAGCGGTaacggcattttttttttcctcaacttACCCATTTCCTGGGTCGGCCCCTGCGTCTTTTCTCCCCGGTGGCTTCGGCTTTCTGCAGAAATGGGAACACTGCGCGTCATGCAAAATTCAAGACAGAAATGatcccatttttttcatccttttatCGTCATGAGTGTCACGATGCTCCATGACAAACTCTAAATGCTGTACTGTTACATTTTTAATGCGGGGATTTGGTGTCAGCAGGCTAGTGGACTGCTTTTAATCTGGTTTTTATTTCCATACGTGTCATCCTTGCTTTGATAGgtcgtctttttgtttttttacccttCCCAACCTATTGTTTTTCACTCTGTTTCCGGAGCGCCGTCAATAGCGAGTCGGCGGGCAGCCTGCCCTGTATCCCCCCCCCCAATGTAATATatgtgattggattggataactttattcatcccgtatttgggaaatttcgttgtcacggtagcaagagggtgaggatgcagaaataggaaaggcattttagacataaatagataggtaataaatgggttgggttaatatataaatacctgattaaatatataaataaataagcgtgtctctgaagtatatatatatatatatgtgtacgtatatgtatatgtatatatatatatatatatatatatatatatatatatatatatatgtatatatatatgtatatgtgtatatatatatatgtatatatgtatgtatgtatgtatatgtatatatatataaaatttgctatattttcaattgaaatgtataaatataatttgaattagatttttgttatatttttggggtgatgtgtttaacttgatgtctagtttttctaattgctgttttgtgctctgcattttcagaagaaaaaaagaatattgaatatgtctcttagtatgACTTGTTTGCAAATGTTTactagttttaattgtatgctgggaaggttatatttattaacatttgttttacctaatataatttggatttttactaagtcatttcacattcataatttggatttttattaagtaatttcacatttatacgcaattatattatatgtattatatatatatatatatatatatatatatatatatatatatatagtggccTTTTGTTGTACTGGATCAATTgcaattttaatttgaaattcaGATGTTGGCACTCACCCTCTGCGCTGCCTTGGAGGGGCCCTTGTTCTTACTTCCTTTTGGGCGGCCCCTCGGTCGTTTTGGGACGGGCTCTCCGCTGGGCTCCTgcgagagggggggggggcttcagttagtgagtgagcgggtgaggcttttagagaagaagaagaaaaaaaatcaggggaGCCCCCGCCGCCCTCGTGTGTGGCTCCCTTTTCAAGCATGCGCTCATTTACGAGTCGGCGGTGGTCTTCCCGTGGCGCCGTGCGGCAGTGGCACGCATGCGTGGCCCGACGCCGGGAGGTGTTTGATTCCCTCCAAAATGCGCGCTTACATTCAAAGGAATGAATATTTCCAACTCCGGCCTCGTGTAGCAAACCAGACGCTTTTGGAGGTTTCTGGTCCCGCTAAGCTTTCGCTTTTGATGGTCCGAGCCTCCTCTTTGGGTGCAACGAATACCCGCTTTCGGCCCACGTTGGACACCCGCCACACTAAGTCTAGTTGTTCATCTCCAATTAGTGGAGGTGATTTCCTTATTACATGTTTCGTGATGAGCACGAGTCACGTGACCGGGGGACTTTGCCACGCACATTTTGTCCGACAATGCGGGTGTCCAACTTGCATTCAACTAAAGCGAATGACCCGCTTGacctttctttctttcaccAAACATCCGCCAACAATTGCAAATTGCCTTGGTTTTAATGACATGGGAAGACTTTTTGTTGCTATCCGTTGACCGGCGGCGGTTACAGTCAAGGCACATTGGGACACTCGTGTGCTAGAAACACAAACGCCAAACCCTGGCGGGGTTCACACTTGTCGTCCAATCAACCTTTGTGCCCCAATTGTTTGTCGGGTGTGAATTCCAGTGAGTTTTACAGCCCCAAAATCTCCCACTTGTCATGTCAGGGATTCTCATTGAAGCGCCCAGACTGGAACGGGACGCATTCctccccccccaccaccaaacTTGATGTggtaaaaattcaagttacgtgGTTCGCCATCCAAAAAGAAAGCACTACTGACTTTTTGGAGTTTCCTGGGTCTCCCCGGTCTTCTCTTCTGGGGCTCCCCCGCCGGCTCCCGGGAGCTCTCGCCGGTCTGGTCCTCGCGTCCGCTCATGACGGCGGTTAGCGTCTCCGTTCCCCAGTCCAAGCAGCCGATCGATCCAGATATCCAACGGAGTGCGAAAGCGCTCGCCGGGCTTGAGTATATCGAGCGCCAAAGTTTGGTGGCCtgcgagcgagggagggagctgAGGGGGGGGGCCACAGCGAGACACCCGAGTCCTCCACGCCGGGGGAGAAGCGACTCAACTGGACGTTCCACCGTGGAGCAACGACGAGGCGTGGCAGGTCGGCACGGAGCGTCTGAGAAACATTCTAACCGCGTCCAcggtccccccccaaaaaaacactcattcagaatgaggttttaaaaaaaaaaaaaagggagggaaAAGGAAGGAAGAAATCACCCGTGGGTGGAGGGGGAGGAGTTTGGAATGGGGGGGGG harbors:
- the hmga2 gene encoding high mobility group protein HMGI-C, which encodes MSGREDQTGESSREPAGEPQKRRPGRPRKLQKEPSGEPVPKRPRGRPKGSKNKGPSKAAQRKAEATGEKRRRGRPRKWPQQVVQKKPAQEEEDEEEEEEEEEEEAGESPEED